In Anaerobiospirillum thomasii, the DNA window GAAGATGCTAAAGTTCTCTCAAAGAGACAATTTGCTCTCTCTCAGATATTTGCTTTTATTATTTGTCTTAGTGGTATAGCTGGCGCCATTATATTGGGATTCAAGGTAATGAATTAGCTTTTTGGAGTCTTAGGTATACCAATTGCCATTGTTGTTACCGCTTTTTAAGAAGAAGAAATAAGGCGCCACCTGGCGCCCTTGTTTATTCTGGCATATCCTTCTTAAATAATCTCTGATCACCTTAAACAAGGGTCATCTGAGAAAAGGGCTTTAAATAGTAAAGTTTTTATTTTTTCTGCCTGTCTGTCCGTCACCGGCCTTAGACCTCTTTCCATTTTGGAGACATACTCAGCTGATATGCCAAGCTGCGCTGCTAACTCCTCAGGTGATAACCCCATAGCCAGACGCAGCCTTTTGTATAATTTGCTATCCATATTTTTATGTCCTATAATTTAGGAGAAAGAAGGGGTTGCCCCCTTCCGTTTTATCTCCTTTGCTTTGACTTTTTGCGTTCTAACTCGTTTTCTTGTTTCTGCACTATTTCAGAAAACTGTCTTTTAGCATTAGTAGAGCAAAGGATCCAAAGAATTTCAAACTTTTCCTTATAGGTTAATTTCATTCTTTGTTCTCCTTAAATTGAACATCCTTTTCAGGGCCCAGTCTTAACTGACTGTAGTTATATTGTACGATAAATCCGTACATAAAGTCAATGCTTTTTAGCTTACAAGGTCAAAAAATGAACGAAAATTTGATTACTTCAAGGCTATGATTTTGGCCAAGACGCTGCTGAGCGTATCCACAATTTCAGGATTAAATTTATATTATTGTGCGCCATATGCTCAGCTGTATGCGCTACACTTGGCTTCTATGCTGTTACAACAGAAGATGATAATTTTATTGGTGCCCTCATTTTTGCGATCTTGGTCAGTGGCATGGCTATCTTTGCCTACCGGGCCCATTGGCTTGATATGCGAGACAAGTATTATGAATGATCAAAAATGATTATGACTACTACATGACAGAGTATAAAGAGTTTTAAAATAAAAAGCCCTCAATGAGAGGGCCTTATCATCAGCAAAAATCTAAACTCTAAAATTACCGATTTTATTTTTAAATGCACATTTCATCACCCCATTATCAGACTAACCCATGAAGGTTTTTATTAATTTTTAGCAAGCAGAATATCCAATACATAACGACTTAAATTCTTGCCACTCTCCTGGGCCAGTCTTTTAATCTCCTGCTCCTCTTCTTTGAGACATGACACCACAATCCTGCCCTCAGCCTTTGGCTTGTTGCTGATAGTGCCCTTTGGACGTCCTGCTCCTTCTCTTGAGCCACCTCTAGCCATAAAAGAACCTCACACCTGTAAAACAATTGATATCACTTGTAATGCTATTATGATTTTTAAAAGCGTTTCTCTCTGCTCATTTTGACATCCTTTTATCTAATATACAATTTAGGAGCCCTGCCTCCACAGGGCCTAAGGTTATTTTAAAAAGGTCAAGGATTGATATTAGTATTTGAATAAGTGTAAGTATGAAAATAGCTAAATCAAAACTTGACCATCCTTGTTTACGTTGGCGTTTTTGCCTTCGTTTCTTTTTCATCATGGATGCCTCCTACTCCATGTTATCATGCCCTTATTATAACACTATTGAATAATAATTACAATAAAAAATCAAACAAAACAGCATATATTTTGCGTTTTCTATCTAATGCAACCTATATCAATCTAGTGCAACTCCATTCATTTTGCTTTGACGTGGCTTTTCTTAGATCCTATAATTAGGGAAAAAGAGGTGTTGACATGAAATACAGAATAGGTTGGCCAGGGTGGAAGTTTGCTTATAAATTAGGCTTTACTATGACCTATAAAGTGA includes these proteins:
- a CDS encoding helix-turn-helix domain-containing protein, which encodes MDSKLYKRLRLAMGLSPEELAAQLGISAEYVSKMERGLRPVTDRQAEKIKTLLFKALFSDDPCLR